From candidate division WOR-3 bacterium, one genomic window encodes:
- a CDS encoding tail fiber domain-containing protein, which yields PRNDSVGQGDSAWVRGTPDSVLYTIRQLGIARGGANNMLYGSARYTHTNLGVACTTGTSGQDYYYCTVGGGYRNTASGNSTTVAGGYRNAASYTNATVGGGYQNTASGYDATVGGGDGNTASGFAATIAGGYGNTASGDRATVGGGAYNTVSGGYATVPGGYYNKATAHYSFAAGIYARANHNYSFVWSDSCSEVNPSDSLYTTGANQWRVRARGGVWFFSNRVMTSGVYLAPGSNSWASACDSANKTDFQPVDHKALLKKLATVPVRYYRMKDQNDGTKHIGPVAQEFYAAFGVGENDKSINMADADGVLFAAIQALYEENQQLLHRIEVLEARLNQGR from the coding sequence CACCAAGAAATGACAGTGTTGGTCAGGGTGACAGCGCCTGGGTGCGCGGCACACCCGACTCGGTCCTTTACACAATAAGGCAACTGGGCATTGCGCGTGGTGGTGCCAATAATATGCTTTATGGTTCTGCTCGCTACACCCATACCAACCTTGGTGTTGCCTGCACAACTGGAACAAGCGGACAGGATTATTACTATTGCACGGTTGGTGGCGGGTATCGCAACACCGCATCGGGCAATTCTACCACAGTTGCTGGCGGTTATAGGAATGCCGCCTCTTACACCAATGCCACGGTTGGTGGCGGTTATCAGAACACCGCTTCAGGCTACGATGCCACTGTTGGCGGTGGCGATGGCAACACCGCCTCGGGCTTCGCTGCCACGATTGCTGGCGGATATGGCAACACCGCCTCGGGCGACCGTGCCACGGTTGGCGGCGGGGCGTACAACACCGTCTCGGGCGGTTATGCCACGGTTCCAGGCGGTTATTACAACAAGGCTACCGCGCACTACAGTTTTGCCGCGGGAATATATGCCCGGGCGAACCATAACTACAGTTTCGTGTGGAGTGATTCGTGTTCGGAGGTAAATCCTTCTGATTCGCTCTATACCACCGGTGCCAACCAGTGGCGAGTACGGGCGCGGGGCGGAGTCTGGTTCTTCTCCAACCGTGTGATGACGAGCGGTGTTTACCTGGCACCCGGTTCCAACTCCTGGGCATCTGCCTGTGATAGTGCAAACAAGACCGACTTTCAACCGGTTGACCACAAGGCTCTGCTTAAAAAACTGGCTACGGTGCCAGTGCGCTACTACCGGATGAAAGACCAGAATGACGGCACAAAGCACATCGGACCGGTGGCGCAGGAGTTCTACGCTGCTTTCGGCGTCGGGGAAAATGATAAAAGCATAAATATGGCAGATGCGGATGGCGTGCTCTTTGCCGCAATTCAGGCGCTGTATGAAGAGAACCAGCAACTTCTTCACCGGATTGAGGTTTTAGAGGCACGACTTAATCAGGGGAGGTAA